AGAAGCCTACACAGCACTGCCCAAAGCTCTCCCAGCAGACATCAAACCAGACCACGACTACCGCCTACGCACTGACAAAGTAGGCACCAACGGCAAGACAACCCTGCGATGGGGTGGCAAACTACGCCGCCTCTACATCGGGCGCCGATGGGGCGGCGAACCAATCACCATGGTCTGCATCGACAACCGCGTAAGCATCAAAATAACCACCACTGGGGCACAAATCGCCGCCTACACACTCGCCGAAGAAAAGATCTATTACAACAAGAAAGACAACGAACTTGACCCCCAACAGGGCAACTGAAAACGAAAAATCTCGAGGCATCGACCGGAACGATGTCTCGAGACTTCACATTGTGCCCCAGAGTGGATTCGAACCACCGACACCGGCTTTAGGAGAGCCGTGCTCTATCCCCTGAGCTACTGGGGCGGGGTTGCGTGTGCAACTTGGCTAATCATAGCAGTGGGGCGGGGGCGCCCCGAAATGGCTTAGTTCTCCGCCAATTCCTTCTGCTTATTGCGCACGGAGGAAGCCGGCGGGTTGGTCTCGTGGGTGCCGTCGGAGTAGAGGACGGTGGGGATGATGCGGTTGCCGTCGTTGACGGATTCGATCCAGGCGTTGATGTCTTCGGTGTTGTCACCTTCGACGTCGACAAGCTCGTATGGGGTCTCGGTGCGGTCCAGGTTCTTGATGAGCTTGGCGCAGAATGGGCACCAGTCGGCGTAGAAAATGGTGACGTCGGAGTTGGTTTCGGGGGTTTGTACAGTCATTAGGCTGCGTCCTTTCGGTCGTAGGTTAAAAAGCGGTACTTGATGGGAAGATCGCTGGCTTCTTTATCCGGCAGGGCCAGGTGGCCCTTGGCGGAGGTGAGCCAGTCGGTGCTGTGGGCGAGGCCGAATTCCTCGGGGATGTCGGGGGCATAGATGGATTTATCGCCATAAACATTGCCGATATTGACGCCCATGAGCGTGACCTCAATGCGGTCCACCTGGTCCAAGGTGGCGGTATAGATTTGGCCACCGCCGATAACCCAGGCGTCGGAAAGCGAGGGCATTTCGGTGAGGACTTGGGCGCCGGCGGACCACTGGCCGGGGGCGCGGGAGGAGAGCACGTAGTTCTCGCGGCCGGGAAGCGGGCGGAACTTGGGGTTGAGGGACTCCCAGGTTTTCCGGCCCATGATGACCGGCGCGCCCATGGTCACGTCCTTAAAGTGCTTGAGATCCTCCGGCACGTGCCAAGGCATCTGCTCGCCATCGCCAATGATGCCGTCCAGGGACTGCGCCCATATTGCGCCCAACATTAAACGGACACCTGCGCCTTGATGGTGGGGTGGGGGTCGTAGCCTTCAATCTCAAAGTCGGCGAAGTCATAGGAGAACATGTCCTCCGCCTTGTGGAGGTTGAGCTGCGGGTACGGGCGCGGTTCGCGGGAAAGCTGCTCTTTGACCTGTTCCACGTGGTCGTTATAGATATGGCAATCGCCGCCGGTCCAAATGAGCTCGCCCACCTTGAGCCCGGCCTGCTGGGCAAACATGTGGGTCAGCGCCGCGTAAGAGGCGATATTGAAGGGCACGCCCAAGAACATATCGGCCGAGCGCTGGTAGACCTGCATGGACAAGGTGCCATCAGCCACGTAGAGCTGGAAGAGCAGGTGGCAGGGCATCAGCGCCATCTGGTCGAGCTCCGCGACGTTCCACGCGGAGACCAAGTTGCGGCGAGAATCCGGGTTGTTTTGCAGGGTGTCGAGCGCCTGCTGGATCTGGTCAATGTGCTGGCCGTCCGGGGTGGGCCAGGAGCGCCACTGCACGCCGTAAACCGGGCCCAGCTCGCCGTTCTCATCCGCCCATTCATTCCAGATGCGGACTTTATTGTCCTGCAGGAACTTGATATTGGACTCGCCCTTGAGGAACCACAACAGCTCGCCCAGCACCGCATGGAAGTAGACCTTCTTGGTGGTCAGCAGCGGGAAGGACTCGGCCAGGTTATAGCGCAGCTGCGCACCGAAAATGGAGCGCGTGCCGGTGCCGGTGCGATCGCCTTTGGGCGTGCCGGTCTCTAGGACCTTTCGCAGAAGATCCTCGTATGGGGTCTCAATCATGGGCATTAGTTTAGAATCCGCCATGCTCCGCGGCAAAGGCCTGGGCGTGCTCCAAGATTTCATCCTTGAGCTCGGGGCGGCAGATGAGGATATCCGGGATGAAGGTGTCCTCATTATTGAAGCGGATTTCGGAGCCGTCGAGACGGCAGCAGTGCAGGCCGGCCGCCTGGGCGACGCCCACCGGGGCGGCCTGATCCCACTCGTACTGGCCACCGGCGTGGATATAACCGTCATAATCGCCGAGCAGCACGTGCATGGCCTTGGCGCCCGCGGAGCCGACGCCCACGACTTCATAGCCCATTTTCTCCGCAATGTAGTCGGCTACCTTGGGCGGGCGATTGCGGGAGACGACGAACTTCTTAGACAGCGGGCCGGTGACTGCTCGAACGTCCGAGGACTTGAAGGTAACGCCGAGATCCGGCAGGCCCACCGCCGCGTGGATGGGGATGCCATTTTCTACGAGGGCAATATGTACCGCCCAGTCCTGGCGGCCGGTGGCAAATTCTTTGGTGCCGTCGAGCGGATCCACGATCCACACGCGGTCCTTCTTCAAACGGGCTAGGTCATCGGAGGCTTCCTCAGAGAGCATGCCGTCCTGGGGACGGTGCTGCTCGAGGACGCGGGCGATCCATTCTTGGGCGGCTTCATCGCCGGCGTCGCCAAGCGAAAGGCCCCGTAGCAGGCCCCCGTTGCGCACGCCTTTCAGGATCTCACCGCAGCCCTGGGCGAGGGAATTGGTCAGGCGGGAATCAGAAATCTCGACGGTCATGGTGCCCACATTACAACGCAGACTAGAGTGTGGGCATGCCAGAAAACATCCTCGACCGCTTCCGCCCCCAAGTAGCGCAGTGGTTTCAGGATGTATTTGCTGATCCTACCGCCGTGCAGGCGCAGGCCTGGGCGAGGATTTCCCGCGGTGAGCATGCCCTTGTGGTGGCCCCCACCGGCTCTGGTAAGACCCTCGCCGCATTCTTGTGGGCGCTGAATAATTTGGTTGAGCGCGAGGGCCAGCTGGCGCTGCCGGTGGGCTCTGGGACTGCTGGATCCGCCGCCGGGGTGAAGGTGCTGTATATCTCGCCGCTCAAGGCGCTGGGCGTGGATGTGGAAAATAACTTGCGCGCCCCGCTGACCGGCATTGCGCGCACCGCGGAGAACCTAGGGCTGGACGTACCGGATATTTCGGTGGGCGTGCGCTCGGGCGATACGCCGTCTGCCGAGCGCGCGCGGCAGGTGCGCAAGCCGCCGGATATCTTGATCACCACCCCGGAGTCGGCCTATTTGATGCTGACCTCCAAGGCGGCGGGGATTTTAAAGACGGTGGATACCGTCATCATCGATGAGATCCATGCCCTGGCCGGTACCAAGCGCGGCGTGCACCTAGCGCTGACCTTGGAGCGCCTACAGCAGGTGGCGGGTAACTTCCAGCGCATTGGGCTTTCCGCCACCGTGCGGCCGCTGTCTGCGGTATCAAACTTCTTGGGCGGCAACCGGCCGGTGGAGATTGTGGCCCCGGATGCGGAAAAGAAGTGGCAGCTGGACGTGCACGTGCCCGTGGAGGATATGTCCGATCTTCCAACGCCGGAGCAAGGCTCCACCATCGGGGAGATGACCGTGGATGATGCCATCGGCATTAGCGCGCCCTCCGTGGATGAATCCGCGCTGCCCACGGCCAAGTCCATCTGGCCGTATATCGAGGATGACCTCTATGCGGAGATCATGGCGCACCGCTCCACGTTGGTATTTGTGAATTCCCGCCGCACCGCCGAGCGGCTGACCAGCCGGCTCAATGAGCTCTATGCGGCCGAGCACGATCCGGAATCGCTCTCGCCGGAGACTCGGCGCGACCCGGCCCAGCTGATGAAGCAGGTCGACGTCGCCGGCAAGGCCCCGGCCGTCATCGCCCGCGCCCACCACGGCTCGGTGTCCAAGGACGAGCGCGCGATGACAGAGACGATGCTGAAGGAGGGCACGCTCAAGGCCGTGGTGGCCACGAGCTCGCTGGAGCTGGGCATCGATATGGGTGCCGTGGAGCTGGTGGTGCAGGTGGAATCGCCGCCCTCGGTGGCCTCCGGCCTGCAGCGCGTGGGCCGCGCCGGGCACTTTGTGGGCGCGGTATCGCACGGCTCCTTTTATCCCAAGCACCGCGCGGATCTAGTGCAGTCCACACTGACGGTAGCGCGCATGCGCGCCGGGCTCATTGAGGAGATGCATACCCCGCGCAACCCGCTGGACGTACTGGCGCAGCAGACGGTGGCGGCCGTGGCCGCAGCCGGGGACGATGGGCTCGATGCCGATGAGTGGTACGAGATGGTCCGCCGGGCTTGGCCCTACCGCGATCTGGCGCGCGAGGTCTATGACTCCGTGCTGGACCTGGTCAGCGGCGTGTACCCGTCCACGGACTTTGCCGAGCTCAAACCCCGCGTGGTCTATGACCGTGTTTCTGGTGTGATGACCGCGCGGCCTGGTGCCCAGCGCGTGGCCGTGACCAGCGGCGGCACGATTCCGGATAGGGGCATGTTCGGCGTATTCCTCTATACCGGCGCTGGTGAGGGCACCGCGGGCACGCCGCGCCGGGTGGGCGAGCTGGATGAAGAGATGGTTTACGAGTCCCGGGTGGGCGATGTCTTCACCTTGGGTGCGACCAGTTGGCGCATCGAGGACATCACGCGCGACCAAGTACTGGTCACCCCCGCGCCGGGGCATACCGGCCGCCTGCCCTTCTGGAATGGCGATGGCGCAGGTCGCCCCTATGAGCTGGGCAAGGCACTGGGCGAGTACCGCCGCGAGGTTTTTAGCTCGCCGGAGACAATTGCGGATGCCGACGATAATGCGCGCTCCAATATCGTGGCCTACCTGCAGGAGCAAAACGAGGCCACCGGTGTTATTCCGGATGAAAAGACTTTGGTGCTCGAGCGCTTCCGCGATGAGCTGGGGGACTGGCGCGTGGTGCTGCACACCCCGTTTGGCCGGCCGGTGAACTCCGCGTGGGCACTTGCGGTAGGCGCCCGGGTGGGCGAGCGCACCGGCATGGATCCGCAGGCGGTGGCCGGTGATGACGGCATCGTGCTGCGCCTGCCGGAGTCAGAATCCGATCCCGATGGATCCATCTTCGCCTTCGATGCCGATGAGATTGCCGATATCGTGGCCGAACAAGTGGGCAATTCCGCGCTCTTTGCCTCCCGCTTCCGCGAGTGCGCCGCCCGCGCGCTGCTTTTGCCCAGGCGCAATCCCGGCAAGCGCGCGCCGTTGTGGCAGCAGCGCCAGCGCGCCGAGCAGCTTTTGGACGTTGCCCGCAAATACCCGTCTTTTCCCATCATCTTGGAGACGGTGCGCGAGTGCGTCCAGGACGTCTACGACGTTCCTGCGCTCACGGAGGTCATGCGGGAGCTGGGCCATCGGCGCATCCGCATCGCGGAGGTCACCACCGAACAGCCTTCGCCTTTCGCCTCCTCGCTGCTGTTTAACTACACCGGCGCGTTTATGTACGAGGGCGATTCCCCGCTGGCGGAAAAGCGCGCGGCCGCCCTGGCCCTCGACCCAGCGCTTTTGGCCAAGCTGCTGGGCACGGTAGAGCTGCGCGAGCTGCTCGATCCAGAGATCATCGCCGAGGTCCACGCCCAGCTCCAGCGCACCGATCCCGCGCGCCGGGCCCGCACCACCGAGGAGGTGGCGGACGTGCTGCGCGTGCTCGGTCCGATTCCCGTGGACGAGCTGGGCGAACATACCGACGTCCCGCTATCCGCCCTGGACCAGCTGGGCGCCCGGATTATGCGCGTGCGCATTGGCGGGCGCGAGCACCTAGCCCAGGCTCAGGACGCACCCCTGCTTCGCGACGCCCTGGGTATCCCCATTCCTCCCGGCATCCCCGCCCAGGTGGCCACCATTTCCGATGCCCTGCCGCAGTTGGTCTCGCGCTGGGCGCGCACGCGTGGTCCGTTTGTGCTGCGCGATCTCACCGAGGCCTTCGGCATATCTGTCTCCGCCGCGCACACCGTCCTCGGCGCGCTCGACGGGGTAGTAGAAGGCCGCTACCGCCAGGGAGTGGAGGAGCAGGAGTACTGCGCCGCGGCTGTGCTCAAGACTATTCGCTCGCGCTCGCTCGCCGCAGCTAGGGCGGCCACCGAGCCGGTCTCGGGCGCTACCTTCGCCCGCTTCTTGCCGGAGTGGCACAGCATCGCCCCGGCCGGCAAGCGCCCCGCGCTGCGCGGTGCCGATGGCGTCTTTTCCGTCATCGAACAGCTCGCCGGGGTGCGCCTGCCTGCCTCCGCGTGGGAATCGCTCATCCTGCCCGCCCGCGTGGGCGATTATTCGCCCACCATGCTCGATGAGCTCACCTCCAATGGCGAGGTGCTCATCGTCGGCGCCGGCAAGGCCGGTGCGGCCGACCCCTGGATCATGCTGCTGCCCTCGGACTATGCCGCCCAACTCGCCCCAGAAACGGATGCCGAGGGCGTGAGCATGCTGCAGCGCGCCATCCTCGATGTCCTCGGTCGCGGCGGGGGCTTCCTCTTTGCCGATATCTCCGCCGAGGCCCCCGGCACCACCGAGGAGACCCGCGAGGCCCTCTGGGGGTTAGTGGAGATGGGCCTGGTAAGCCCCGATTCCTTCGCGCCGATCCGCACCCGGCTGTCCTCCGGCGGCTCGCGCTCAGGCCGCACCGCGCACCGCTCGAAGCGCCGGCCTACCCGCTCGCGCCTGCGCATGGGGCGCACCTCCTTCGCCCAAGCGCAGAACGCCGCGGGCGCGGGGACCCCGCCCGATGTCATGGGCCGGTGGTCGCTTGCCGTGTCTGCCGCC
The nucleotide sequence above comes from Corynebacterium tuberculostearicum. Encoded proteins:
- a CDS encoding glutaredoxin domain-containing protein — protein: MTVQTPETNSDVTIFYADWCPFCAKLIKNLDRTETPYELVDVEGDNTEDINAWIESVNDGNRIIPTVLYSDGTHETNPPASSVRNKQKELAEN
- a CDS encoding dihydrofolate reductase is translated as MLGAIWAQSLDGIIGDGEQMPWHVPEDLKHFKDVTMGAPVIMGRKTWESLNPKFRPLPGRENYVLSSRAPGQWSAGAQVLTEMPSLSDAWVIGGGQIYTATLDQVDRIEVTLMGVNIGNVYGDKSIYAPDIPEEFGLAHSTDWLTSAKGHLALPDKEASDLPIKYRFLTYDRKDAA
- a CDS encoding thymidylate synthase, coding for MPMIETPYEDLLRKVLETGTPKGDRTGTGTRSIFGAQLRYNLAESFPLLTTKKVYFHAVLGELLWFLKGESNIKFLQDNKVRIWNEWADENGELGPVYGVQWRSWPTPDGQHIDQIQQALDTLQNNPDSRRNLVSAWNVAELDQMALMPCHLLFQLYVADGTLSMQVYQRSADMFLGVPFNIASYAALTHMFAQQAGLKVGELIWTGGDCHIYNDHVEQVKEQLSREPRPYPQLNLHKAEDMFSYDFADFEIEGYDPHPTIKAQVSV
- a CDS encoding 3'(2'),5'-bisphosphate nucleotidase CysQ — protein: MTVEISDSRLTNSLAQGCGEILKGVRNGGLLRGLSLGDAGDEAAQEWIARVLEQHRPQDGMLSEEASDDLARLKKDRVWIVDPLDGTKEFATGRQDWAVHIALVENGIPIHAAVGLPDLGVTFKSSDVRAVTGPLSKKFVVSRNRPPKVADYIAEKMGYEVVGVGSAGAKAMHVLLGDYDGYIHAGGQYEWDQAAPVGVAQAAGLHCCRLDGSEIRFNNEDTFIPDILICRPELKDEILEHAQAFAAEHGGF
- a CDS encoding ATP-dependent helicase; this translates as MPENILDRFRPQVAQWFQDVFADPTAVQAQAWARISRGEHALVVAPTGSGKTLAAFLWALNNLVEREGQLALPVGSGTAGSAAGVKVLYISPLKALGVDVENNLRAPLTGIARTAENLGLDVPDISVGVRSGDTPSAERARQVRKPPDILITTPESAYLMLTSKAAGILKTVDTVIIDEIHALAGTKRGVHLALTLERLQQVAGNFQRIGLSATVRPLSAVSNFLGGNRPVEIVAPDAEKKWQLDVHVPVEDMSDLPTPEQGSTIGEMTVDDAIGISAPSVDESALPTAKSIWPYIEDDLYAEIMAHRSTLVFVNSRRTAERLTSRLNELYAAEHDPESLSPETRRDPAQLMKQVDVAGKAPAVIARAHHGSVSKDERAMTETMLKEGTLKAVVATSSLELGIDMGAVELVVQVESPPSVASGLQRVGRAGHFVGAVSHGSFYPKHRADLVQSTLTVARMRAGLIEEMHTPRNPLDVLAQQTVAAVAAAGDDGLDADEWYEMVRRAWPYRDLAREVYDSVLDLVSGVYPSTDFAELKPRVVYDRVSGVMTARPGAQRVAVTSGGTIPDRGMFGVFLYTGAGEGTAGTPRRVGELDEEMVYESRVGDVFTLGATSWRIEDITRDQVLVTPAPGHTGRLPFWNGDGAGRPYELGKALGEYRREVFSSPETIADADDNARSNIVAYLQEQNEATGVIPDEKTLVLERFRDELGDWRVVLHTPFGRPVNSAWALAVGARVGERTGMDPQAVAGDDGIVLRLPESESDPDGSIFAFDADEIADIVAEQVGNSALFASRFRECAARALLLPRRNPGKRAPLWQQRQRAEQLLDVARKYPSFPIILETVRECVQDVYDVPALTEVMRELGHRRIRIAEVTTEQPSPFASSLLFNYTGAFMYEGDSPLAEKRAAALALDPALLAKLLGTVELRELLDPEIIAEVHAQLQRTDPARRARTTEEVADVLRVLGPIPVDELGEHTDVPLSALDQLGARIMRVRIGGREHLAQAQDAPLLRDALGIPIPPGIPAQVATISDALPQLVSRWARTRGPFVLRDLTEAFGISVSAAHTVLGALDGVVEGRYRQGVEEQEYCAAAVLKTIRSRSLAAARAATEPVSGATFARFLPEWHSIAPAGKRPALRGADGVFSVIEQLAGVRLPASAWESLILPARVGDYSPTMLDELTSNGEVLIVGAGKAGAADPWIMLLPSDYAAQLAPETDAEGVSMLQRAILDVLGRGGGFLFADISAEAPGTTEETREALWGLVEMGLVSPDSFAPIRTRLSSGGSRSGRTAHRSKRRPTRSRLRMGRTSFAQAQNAAGAGTPPDVMGRWSLAVSAATDATSRSVAHGEAWLDRYGVLTRGSVVAEDVLGGFALAYKVLSGFEESGKAMRGYVIDGLGAAQFSTPAIIDRLRGLADSPDVTGWPSGTTEPETFVLSACDPANPYGAALPWPQRDDADGKATGGPTRSAGALVVLIDGLPIAHLTRGGKTLTTFLESLPGGIDPAEVYPRLVSALTDMVARGALSPLVIEKCNGSPIHKTDAAAHLREAGAGITPKGVRISARAAAPRTPRAGRRASEAIEELSFDDPPPAPRNNGGFRPRGGYRR